In Mycobacterium gallinarum, a single window of DNA contains:
- a CDS encoding macrolide-binding ATPase MABP-1, translating into MVRDDGLVSEIKRGRAARNAKLAGLGAGMAGRAALGFGKRLTGKDKDEVNAELMDKAAQQLFTVLGELKGGAMKVGQALSVMEAAIPERYGKPYREALTKLQREAPPLPAAKVHRVLDGQLGTKWRDRLTSFDDKAVASASIGQVHKAVWADGREVAVKIQYPGADEALRADLKTIQRLVSVFKQLAPGADIQGVVDELIERTEMELDYRLEADNQRAFAKAYDGHPHFVVPHIVASAPKVVIQEWIEGVPMSVIIREGTQEQRDLMATRLFELTYDAPKRLEMMHGDTHPGNFMLLPDGKMGVIDFGAVAPMPGGIPPEIGMATRYALNDEYDNLLAAMQAIGFVQKGEHVSKREMDEMMKQYVEPLEVEVFHYTRKWLQRNTVGNLSPDRAAGQLKAARQMDIPSKLAIPMRVIASNVAIACQLDAHVPAKRLATELIPGFADEAA; encoded by the coding sequence ATCGTCAGGGATGATGGACTGGTGAGCGAGATCAAGCGGGGGCGAGCTGCGCGCAATGCCAAGCTGGCGGGACTGGGTGCCGGCATGGCCGGCCGTGCCGCGCTGGGCTTCGGCAAACGCCTGACCGGCAAAGACAAGGACGAGGTCAACGCGGAGCTGATGGACAAGGCCGCCCAGCAGCTGTTCACCGTTCTGGGCGAGCTCAAGGGCGGCGCCATGAAGGTCGGCCAGGCGTTGTCGGTCATGGAGGCCGCCATCCCCGAGCGATACGGCAAGCCGTACCGCGAAGCGCTGACCAAACTGCAGCGAGAGGCCCCGCCGCTACCCGCCGCCAAGGTCCACCGCGTCCTCGACGGACAACTGGGCACCAAGTGGCGCGATCGGTTGACCTCTTTCGACGACAAGGCCGTCGCGTCGGCCAGCATCGGTCAGGTGCACAAGGCAGTGTGGGCCGACGGCCGCGAGGTCGCGGTCAAGATCCAGTACCCGGGAGCCGATGAGGCTCTGCGCGCCGATCTCAAGACCATTCAGCGGTTGGTCAGCGTATTCAAGCAGCTCGCCCCTGGGGCCGATATCCAAGGCGTTGTCGATGAGCTGATCGAACGCACGGAGATGGAACTCGACTACCGGCTGGAGGCGGACAACCAACGCGCGTTCGCGAAAGCGTATGACGGGCACCCTCACTTCGTGGTCCCGCACATCGTGGCCAGCGCACCCAAGGTGGTGATCCAGGAATGGATCGAAGGTGTCCCGATGTCGGTGATCATTCGCGAGGGCACGCAGGAACAGCGCGACTTGATGGCCACCCGATTGTTCGAGCTGACCTACGACGCGCCGAAGCGTCTCGAGATGATGCACGGCGACACGCATCCGGGAAATTTCATGCTGTTGCCCGACGGAAAAATGGGTGTCATCGACTTCGGTGCGGTTGCGCCGATGCCGGGCGGTATACCCCCCGAAATCGGTATGGCCACGCGTTACGCGCTCAACGATGAGTACGACAACCTGCTGGCGGCCATGCAGGCGATCGGTTTCGTCCAGAAGGGCGAGCATGTGTCCAAACGCGAGATGGACGAGATGATGAAGCAGTACGTGGAGCCACTCGAGGTTGAGGTCTTCCACTACACGCGCAAATGGCTGCAGCGCAACACTGTAGGGAACCTTTCACCCGACCGCGCCGCGGGCCAGCTCAAGGCCGCGCGACAGATGGACATTCCGTCCAAGCTGGCGATCCCGATGCGGGTGATCGCGTCCAATGTGGCGATCGCGTGTCAGCTCGACGCGCATGTTCCAGCCAAACGCCTTGCGACAGAGCTGATCCCGGGCTTCGCCGACGAAGCGGCGTGA
- a CDS encoding WhiB family transcriptional regulator, producing MSLGTCRQRTKLAVPCHLNDPDLWFAESPVELERAKSLCGACPIRRECLAAALERAEPWGVWGGEIFDRGLIIERKRPRGRPRKNTEDSPAAA from the coding sequence ATGTCACTCGGGACATGCCGACAACGGACAAAGCTGGCGGTGCCCTGTCACCTGAACGACCCCGACCTGTGGTTCGCCGAGAGCCCGGTCGAATTGGAACGCGCCAAGTCGCTGTGTGGCGCATGCCCGATCCGGCGCGAGTGCCTGGCGGCCGCGCTCGAGCGCGCGGAACCGTGGGGCGTCTGGGGTGGCGAGATCTTCGATCGCGGCCTCATCATCGAGCGCAAGCGCCCAAGGGGTCGGCCACGCAAGAACACCGAGGACAGCCCGGCAGCGGCGTGA
- a CDS encoding cyclodehydratase, which produces MAGYVLDPARPVLLRPDGVVQVGWDPRRAVLVRPPTGMTARTLADLLRRLQSGATLAQLDEHANGIGTHAVAELVSSLVDAAVVTSTSRRRTRAASIRIHGRGPLSDLLASALRCSGALITQSSRTHAGAPADLAVLADFLVSDPRVVRDLHADGVPYLPVRVRDGVGLVGPLVLPGVTSCLECADLHRSDRDSAWPAVAAQLRDTVGSADRATVLATAALALNQVECVVRAVHGGLDMADSAEPPSTLNTTLEFDVNVGTIAARHWPKHPRCGC; this is translated from the coding sequence ATGGCGGGATACGTCCTCGACCCCGCGAGACCGGTGCTGTTGCGGCCCGACGGCGTCGTGCAGGTGGGCTGGGATCCACGGCGGGCGGTCCTGGTCCGTCCACCGACGGGAATGACCGCGCGCACGCTGGCTGATCTGCTCCGCCGCCTGCAGTCCGGCGCGACCCTGGCACAGCTCGACGAACACGCCAATGGGATCGGGACGCACGCCGTGGCGGAGCTGGTCTCGTCTCTGGTCGACGCCGCGGTCGTGACGAGCACTTCCCGACGGCGCACCCGGGCCGCGTCCATCCGAATCCACGGCCGAGGTCCGCTGTCGGACCTGCTCGCCTCGGCACTGCGGTGCTCGGGTGCCCTCATCACGCAGAGCAGCCGCACCCATGCCGGTGCGCCCGCCGACTTGGCGGTGTTGGCCGACTTCCTGGTGTCAGACCCGCGGGTGGTGCGTGACCTGCACGCCGACGGGGTGCCCTATCTTCCGGTGCGAGTGCGCGACGGTGTCGGCCTCGTCGGACCGTTGGTGCTACCCGGGGTGACGTCCTGCCTGGAATGCGCGGATCTGCATCGCAGCGACCGGGATTCGGCCTGGCCGGCGGTCGCTGCACAGCTACGCGACACCGTCGGCAGCGCCGACCGGGCGACGGTGCTGGCGACCGCGGCGCTGGCGCTCAACCAGGTCGAGTGCGTCGTGCGCGCGGTGCACGGCGGCCTTGACATGGCCGACAGCGCGGAGCCGCCCTCGACGTTGAACACCACCTTGGAGTTCGACGTGAACGTCGGCACCATCGCCGCGCGCCATTGGCCGAAGCATCCGCGCTGCGGCTGCTGA
- a CDS encoding YlbL family protein, with the protein MNRRILTLLVALVPIVAFGIVLSMVTVPFVSLGPGPTFDTLGEVEGKEVVDIEGTEVHPTSGHLNMTTVSQRDQLTLGQALALWMSGREQLVPRDLVYPPDKSKDEVDEANNTDFRQSEDSAEYAALLYLKYPMAVTVESVTEDGPSAGKLEDGDAIDYVNGKPVADLDAFQALIKDTKPGEQVVLDYRRKNGDLGAATITLGKHPDKDQGYLGIGVLDAPWAPFTVEFNLANIGGPSAGLMFSLAVVDKLTTGDLNDGKFVAGTGTITGDGKVGAIGGITHKMLAAREAGATIFLVPAENCEEAKTAQQDGLELVKVENLDQAVAALKTLSAGGERPAC; encoded by the coding sequence GTGAACAGGCGCATTTTGACGTTGCTCGTCGCGCTGGTCCCGATTGTCGCGTTCGGAATTGTGCTGTCGATGGTGACGGTGCCGTTCGTGTCGCTGGGGCCGGGACCGACGTTCGACACACTCGGTGAGGTCGAGGGCAAGGAGGTCGTCGACATCGAGGGCACCGAGGTCCACCCGACGTCGGGACACCTGAACATGACCACGGTGTCTCAGCGCGACCAGTTGACTCTCGGTCAGGCGCTCGCGCTGTGGATGTCGGGCCGAGAACAACTGGTGCCGCGCGACCTGGTGTACCCGCCGGACAAGTCGAAGGACGAGGTCGACGAAGCCAACAACACCGACTTCCGTCAGTCCGAGGACAGCGCCGAATACGCCGCACTGCTCTACCTGAAGTACCCGATGGCTGTGACGGTCGAATCGGTCACCGAGGACGGTCCGTCGGCGGGCAAGCTGGAGGACGGCGATGCGATCGACTACGTCAACGGAAAGCCGGTGGCCGACCTCGACGCCTTCCAGGCGCTGATCAAGGACACCAAGCCGGGCGAGCAGGTGGTCTTGGATTACCGCCGCAAGAACGGTGACCTCGGCGCGGCGACCATCACGTTGGGTAAACACCCGGACAAAGACCAGGGCTACCTCGGGATCGGGGTGCTCGATGCGCCGTGGGCGCCGTTCACCGTCGAATTCAACCTGGCCAACATCGGCGGGCCGTCCGCGGGTTTGATGTTCAGCCTCGCGGTCGTCGACAAACTCACCACTGGTGACCTCAACGACGGCAAGTTCGTCGCGGGTACCGGAACCATCACCGGCGATGGCAAGGTGGGCGCGATCGGCGGCATCACGCACAAGATGCTGGCCGCCAGGGAGGCGGGCGCCACCATTTTCCTGGTCCCCGCCGAAAACTGCGAGGAAGCCAAGACGGCCCAACAGGATGGACTGGAACTGGTCAAGGTCGAGAACCTCGATCAGGCCGTCGCCGCGCTCAAGACGCTCTCAGCCGGTGGCGAACGCCCCGCATGCTGA
- a CDS encoding UPF0182 family protein yields MGMRPAARMPKLTRRSRVLIAIAAVVVLILLFGTRLIDTYVEWLWYGELGYRSVFTTQLFTRLVVFLIAAVLIGAIVFAGLALAYRTRPVFVPTTGPNDPVARYRTAVMSRLRLVGIGVPAFIGVLAGIVAQSYWTRIQLFLHGGSFGITDPQFGMDLGFYAFDLPFYRLVLSFLFVATFLAFIANLVGHYLFGGIRLSGRSGALTRAARIQLITLVGVLMLLKAAAYWLDRYELLSHTRSGKPFTGAGYTDINAVLPAKLILMAIAVICAAAVFSAIVLRDLRIPAIGVVLLLLSSLVIGAGWPLVVEQFSVKPNAAQKESEYISRSIAATRQAYGLTDETVTYRDYSGDAQTTAQQVANDRATTSNIRLLDPTIVSPAFTQFQQGKNFYYFPDHLAMDRYTGRDGNLRDFVVAARELNPDRLIDNQRDWINRHTVYTHGNGFIASPANTVRGVANDPNQNGGYPEFLASVVGANGSVVSPGPAPLDQPRIYFGPVIANTAADYAIVGLNGGPREYDYETNTETKNYTYTGTGGVRIGNWLARSVFAAKYTQGAFLLNRDIGENSKILFNRDPAKRVEAAAPWLTTDTTVYPAIVNKKMVWIVDGYTTLDNYPYSQLTTLSSATADSSEVAVNRLQVDKQVSYIRNSVKATVDAYDGTVTLYAQDESDPVLQAWMKVFPGTVKPRSEISPELQQHLRYPEDLFKVQRALLAKYHVDDPVTFFSTSDFWDVPLDPNPTASSYQPPYYIVAKNLASNNNSASFQLTSAMNRFRRDFLAAYISASSDPDTYGKLTVLTIPGQVNGPKLAFNAISTDTAVSQDLGVIGRDNQNRIRWGNLLTLPVAQGGLLYVAPVYASPGASDAASSYPRLIRVAMMYNDKVGYGPTVRDALTELFGPGADATATGPAPTGPVNGQAPAATPAPDGQPPAAQPPGDQRPPEAQVPAAAVPPGGPVQLSPAKAAALQDINAALEALQGAQTGGDFAEYGEALQRLDDAVKKYQSTR; encoded by the coding sequence GTGGGTATGCGGCCAGCGGCAAGAATGCCGAAGCTGACACGACGTAGCCGGGTCCTCATCGCGATTGCCGCGGTAGTCGTCCTGATCCTGTTGTTCGGGACGCGCCTGATCGATACATACGTCGAGTGGCTGTGGTACGGCGAGCTCGGATACCGCTCGGTGTTCACGACTCAACTGTTCACCCGCCTTGTGGTGTTCCTGATCGCGGCGGTGCTGATCGGCGCGATCGTGTTCGCGGGGCTGGCCCTGGCGTATCGCACCCGGCCGGTGTTCGTCCCGACCACCGGCCCCAATGACCCGGTCGCGCGTTATCGCACCGCTGTGATGTCGCGGCTGCGGCTCGTCGGCATCGGTGTTCCGGCCTTCATCGGCGTCCTCGCGGGCATTGTGGCGCAGAGCTATTGGACCCGCATCCAGCTTTTCCTGCACGGCGGCAGCTTCGGCATCACCGACCCGCAATTCGGTATGGACCTCGGCTTCTACGCCTTCGATCTGCCGTTCTACCGGCTGGTTTTGAGTTTCCTGTTCGTCGCGACGTTCCTCGCGTTCATCGCAAACCTGGTGGGGCACTATCTCTTCGGCGGTATCCGGTTGTCCGGTCGCAGCGGAGCGCTCACCCGCGCGGCGCGCATTCAGCTGATCACGTTGGTCGGCGTTCTGATGCTGCTCAAGGCCGCCGCGTACTGGCTGGACCGCTATGAACTGTTGAGCCATACCCGCAGCGGCAAGCCATTCACCGGCGCGGGCTACACCGACATCAACGCGGTGCTGCCGGCGAAGCTCATCCTGATGGCCATCGCGGTCATCTGCGCGGCGGCCGTCTTTTCGGCGATTGTGTTGCGTGACTTGCGGATCCCCGCCATCGGCGTGGTCCTGCTGCTGCTGTCGTCGCTGGTGATCGGCGCCGGGTGGCCGTTGGTGGTCGAACAGTTCAGCGTGAAACCGAACGCGGCGCAGAAGGAAAGCGAATACATCAGTCGAAGTATCGCCGCGACCAGACAGGCGTACGGGCTGACCGACGAGACGGTCACGTATCGCGACTACAGCGGAGATGCGCAGACGACGGCTCAGCAGGTGGCCAATGACCGTGCGACGACGTCGAACATCCGGCTGCTCGATCCGACGATCGTCAGCCCGGCGTTCACGCAGTTCCAACAGGGCAAGAACTTCTACTACTTCCCGGACCATCTGGCGATGGACCGCTACACGGGCCGGGATGGAAATCTGCGTGACTTCGTCGTCGCCGCCCGCGAACTCAACCCCGACCGGCTGATCGACAACCAGCGCGACTGGATCAACCGGCACACCGTCTACACGCACGGCAACGGCTTCATCGCCTCGCCGGCCAACACCGTTCGCGGAGTCGCCAACGACCCCAACCAGAACGGTGGGTACCCCGAGTTCCTCGCCAGTGTCGTCGGCGCGAACGGCAGCGTCGTCTCGCCCGGACCCGCGCCGCTGGATCAGCCGCGAATCTATTTCGGTCCGGTGATCGCCAACACGGCAGCCGATTACGCGATCGTCGGGTTGAACGGCGGTCCCCGTGAATACGACTACGAGACGAACACCGAGACCAAGAACTACACCTACACCGGCACGGGCGGTGTGCGGATCGGCAACTGGCTGGCGCGCAGCGTGTTTGCTGCCAAGTACACCCAAGGCGCGTTCCTGCTCAACCGTGACATCGGTGAGAACAGCAAGATCCTGTTCAACCGCGATCCGGCCAAGCGGGTCGAGGCCGCGGCCCCGTGGCTGACCACCGATACGACCGTGTACCCCGCCATAGTGAACAAGAAGATGGTGTGGATCGTGGACGGCTACACCACGCTCGACAACTACCCGTACTCGCAGTTGACGACCCTTTCGAGCGCCACGGCGGACTCCAGCGAGGTGGCCGTCAACCGCCTGCAGGTGGACAAGCAGGTGTCCTACATCCGTAACTCGGTGAAGGCGACGGTCGACGCATACGACGGCACGGTGACGCTGTATGCGCAGGACGAGTCCGATCCGGTGCTGCAGGCCTGGATGAAGGTGTTCCCGGGCACCGTCAAGCCCAGGAGCGAGATCAGTCCCGAACTGCAACAGCACCTGCGTTACCCCGAGGATCTGTTCAAGGTTCAGCGCGCGTTGTTGGCCAAGTACCACGTCGACGATCCCGTGACGTTCTTCTCGACGTCGGATTTCTGGGACGTGCCGCTGGATCCGAACCCCACGGCCAGCAGCTATCAGCCGCCGTACTACATCGTCGCCAAAAACCTTGCAAGCAACAACAATTCGGCGTCCTTCCAGCTGACCAGCGCGATGAACAGGTTCCGCCGAGACTTCCTGGCGGCCTACATCAGCGCCAGTTCGGACCCCGATACATACGGCAAGCTCACCGTGCTGACCATCCCCGGCCAGGTGAACGGACCGAAGCTGGCGTTCAACGCGATCAGCACCGACACCGCGGTGAGCCAGGATCTCGGTGTCATCGGACGTGACAACCAGAACCGCATCCGGTGGGGCAACCTGCTCACGTTGCCGGTTGCGCAGGGTGGGTTGCTGTATGTCGCACCCGTATATGCGTCACCGGGCGCCAGCGATGCCGCGTCGTCGTACCCCCGCTTGATCCGGGTGGCGATGATGTACAACGACAAGGTCGGTTACGGCCCCACGGTGCGCGACGCGCTGACCGAGCTGTTCGGGCCGGGTGCCGACGCCACCGCAACGGGTCCCGCGCCGACGGGTCCGGTGAACGGGCAGGCACCGGCCGCGACGCCGGCTCCCGATGGGCAGCCGCCGGCCGCACAGCCGCCGGGCGATCAGCGTCCGCCTGAGGCGCAGGTTCCGGCAGCGGCCGTGCCGCCGGGTGGTCCCGTGCAGTTGTCGCCGGCCAAAGCCGCAGCGCTGCAAGATATCAACGCCGCG